A part of Diachasmimorpha longicaudata isolate KC_UGA_2023 unplaced genomic scaffold, iyDiaLong2 ctg00000082.1, whole genome shotgun sequence genomic DNA contains:
- the LOC135171688 gene encoding uncharacterized protein LOC135171688, translating into MKELREGQTQTSQAPSEGEFDRPNVLDPTSPAGSIVLEQLSLLAKQIEDLKRTKEIPETSAPVRTCENTSRITMKDALAYIPTFDGYNISVTQFMRSCNRACSMLNQSTIPMFLALIRQKFTGRARTTLENLEYQTASELESKLRDFFDPIRTANQYKAALENVCKKSHEHVVDYINRVRNLYCDVINAETLERECLSTEEKCKLEKDAINAFLNGLPPSLRVQCLAKPHNSLEQTFKTTVEIYKIFERDSNRFNEPENFIGVTQLQPGQNNLIPHHSSSSNNLSQEHHQNQRLSPQNPHGSNFSRNFNQYANKNQGNNHRNYGNPGYKHPKTGPNHTTYPLPQNFQNNQNYKTPQSFPNYRNSSNSQNYHEIRNFQNVEGNFNSRHNQGIKPDYIPGTFCELCRTPGHNLSNCRRLAFMNRQKEMHSKNGNLPGQNVDGTTGSESKENPSVTQQLTKPLTGILNLNPPLPSSVLNQ; encoded by the coding sequence atgaaagagTTGAGAGAGGGTCAAACGCAAACCAGTCAGGCGCCGTCGGAAGGTGAATTCGATCGTCCGAATGTTCTTGATCCAACTTCACCCGCCGGAAGTATTGTGCTAGAACAATTATCACTGCTCGCTAAGCAAATCGAAGATTTGAAACGAACCAAAGAAATTCCAGAAACGTCTGCACCGGTAAGAACGTGTGAAAACACATCACGAATCACAATGAAAGATGCACTCGCATATATTCCGACGTTCGATGGATATAATATTAGCGTCACGCAATTTATGAGATCTTGCAACCGGGCTTGTTCAATGTTGAATCAATCAACTATACCAATGTTTCTAGCCCTCATTCGCCAAAAATTTACCGGACGCGCCCGAACAACACTTGAAAATTTGGAGTATCAAACCGCCTCTGAGCTTGAATCTAAACTGCGCGATTTTTTCGATCCTATTCGCACTGCAAACCAGTATAAAGCAGCCCTCGAAAATGTCTGCAAAAAATCGCATGAGCATGTAGTCGATTATATTAATCGTGTTAGAAATTTATATTGCGATGTGATAAATGCCGAAACGCTTGAACGCGAGTGTTTGTCCACTGAAGAAAAATGCAAACTTGAAAAAGATGCCATCAATGCTTTTCTTAACGGCTTGCCACCGTCGCTTCGTGTACAATGTCTCGCTAAACCGCATAACTCACTTGAACAAACTTTCAAAACCACCGTCGAAATATACAAAATTTTTGAACGTGATTCTAATAGATTCAATGAaccagaaaattttattggtgtCACTCAATTACAACCAGGGCAGAATAACTTGATCCCCCATCACAGTAGCTCCTCAAACAATCTAAGCCAAGAGCATCACCAAAATCAGCGATTAAGTCCTCAAAATCCACATGGTAGTAATTTCTCCCGCAACTTCAATCAGTACGCTAACAAGAATCAAGGGAATAATCATAGGAACTACGGTAATCCCGGTTATAAGCATCCTAAAACTGGTCCAAACCATACAACCTATCCATTGCCTCagaatttccaaaataatcaGAATTACAAAACCCCTCAATCATTCCCAAATTACCGAAACTCATCCAATTCCCAAAATTACCATGAAATTCGGAATTTTCAAAACGTAGagggaaatttcaattcacgGCATAATCAGGGTATTAAACCAGACTATATTCCTGGGACCTTTTGCGAGCTATGTCGCACCCCAGGCCATAATTTGTCAAATTGCAGGAGGCTAGCATTCATGAATAGGCAAAAGGAAATGCATTCAAAAAATGGGAATCTCCCCGGACAGAACGTCGACGGGACTACGGGGAGCGAATCGAAAGAAAACCCGTCGGTTACTCAACAACTTACGAAACCATTGACCGGAATCTTGAATCTAAATCCACCCCTCCCATCGTCAGTCCTAAATCAATGA